From Cryobacterium sp. GrIS_2_6:
AAGATCCCGGCGAATCGGGTACGGCTGATCACGGGCAAGGCAGCGGATGTCCTCCCCCGGATGAACGAGAATTCGTACGACATCGTCTTCATCGACGCCGACCCGCAGTCGGTCATCGAATACGTCGAGCACGGGCTGCGCCTGGCCCGGCCGGGCGGAACCGTGCTCGTGGCCCATGCCCTCTGGCGCGGCCGCGTCGCGAACCCGGCGCAGCGCGACGAGATCGCCACCGGCTTCCGCACCCTGCTGAGCGAGATCAGCGGTTCGACTGCCGTGATCAGCGCCCTGTCGCCCGTCGGCGACGGCCTGCTGCAGATCACCAAGCTCCGCGCGTAGCGCACCGGCACGAAAAAGATCGGCCGTGCAGCAGGGCTGCACGGCCGATCCGTAATTCTCTTC
This genomic window contains:
- a CDS encoding O-methyltransferase — translated: MSDKDLNWKFSDDSVVESEAVIRARQQSLELGIDAISPAVGAQSAVIAAATGARSILEVGTGAGVSGIWLLTGAPGATLTSIDTEVDHQQHARALFTEAKIPANRVRLITGKAADVLPRMNENSYDIVFIDADPQSVIEYVEHGLRLARPGGTVLVAHALWRGRVANPAQRDEIATGFRTLLSEISGSTAVISALSPVGDGLLQITKLRA